The genomic DNA TCGGCATCGAGAAGGGGAAACTCATTGGCCTTTTGGGCCCGAGCGGTTCGGGCAAGACGACGATTCTCCGCATGATTGCAGGGCTCGAGAACCCGGACAGCGGCGAAATCATTATCGACGGGAAAGTCATCAACGATGTGCCCGCGAGCAAGCGCGGCATCGGGTTCGTGTTCCAGAGTTACGCATTGTTCCGCTACATGACCGTCTTTGATAACGTGGCTTTTGGCCTCAAGATTGCGAAGAAACCCGCAAATGAAATCAAGGAACGTGTCCACGAACTCTTGGAACTGGTGGGCCTTTCGGGTCTTGAAAAGCGTTACCCGAGCGAACTTTCGGGCGGACAGCGTCAGCGTGTGGCCTTTGCGCGTGCGCTTGCTCCGAACCCGCAGCTCCTTTTGCTTGACGAACCTTTTGCGGCAATCGACGCGAAGGTGCGACAGGAATTGCGCAGTTGGCTCAAGGGTATGATCCAGAAGCTCGGCGTCACGAGCATCTTCGTGACCCACGACCAGGACGAAGCCATTGAGGTGGCCGACGAAATCATCATCACTAACCGGGGCCGCATCGAGCAGGTGGGCACGCCTTACGAGGTCTACAGCAACCCGAAAACCGCCTTTACGGCATCGTTCTTCGGGCAGCCCAGCATTTTCAAGGACTATAGTAATTTCCGTCGCTTTGACATCCTCGAAAATGCGGAAAACGCGATTGTGCGCCCGGAATTTGTGAAGGTCACCAAGAAAACCGAAGTGCAGAAGTACAAGAATTCTGCAGAAGAAGGCATCGTGGAAGAAGTGGATTTTCGCGGTTATGGTATCGAACTGCGCGTCCGCGT from Fibrobacter sp. UWR3 includes the following:
- a CDS encoding ABC transporter ATP-binding protein, which produces MYVELKHINKHFGNFKASDDVTVGIEKGKLIGLLGPSGSGKTTILRMIAGLENPDSGEIIIDGKVINDVPASKRGIGFVFQSYALFRYMTVFDNVAFGLKIAKKPANEIKERVHELLELVGLSGLEKRYPSELSGGQRQRVAFARALAPNPQLLLLDEPFAAIDAKVRQELRSWLKGMIQKLGVTSIFVTHDQDEAIEVADEIIITNRGRIEQVGTPYEVYSNPKTAFTASFFGQPSIFKDYSNFRRFDILENAENAIVRPEFVKVTKKTEVQKYKNSAEEGIVEEVDFRGYGIELRVRVNGVLLTARRSFDQPRIEVGEKVDVFIYRMFVTQGDTATLLENKSLREPVVVI